Part of the Natrialbaceae archaeon AArc-T1-2 genome, ACTGACGCTCTCTGATCCGTCCGTCGCAACGACGACCGTATCGAACATGCGTTCAGCTTGCGTGTGAACCGACATAAACGCTCCCGATGCAGAGGCGACGACGCCTTCGGCCGGCCGTGATCTCGAGTGTGGATCCGCCCCGACCCCACGACACCCAATATTGAAGTGTTTGGACAATACTATTATAGTAGGGCTAGTGGTGTAGTGGCTCTCTCACACGCCCAGAACATCACGAAGATGGCTCTATAGGCTAGTGTGTGCTCTACCCCGACTCTGTAGTCGACCTGAAGTCGTCTGACACCGATACTATATTGTATGATGTATGGATTTCTATGCAAACCCTTATGTGGGTGGAGGCTATACTATCGGATGCAATCATGGATGACATGGACTTCCCGACTCCGGACGTCTCCGTCGAGTCGATCACGCCGGACGGACTCAAATCGCGAATCGACGCCGGCGAAGAGGTGACACTCCTCGACGTCCGAATGGAATCGGAGTACGAGCAGTGGCACATCGACGGCGAGACCGTCGAGTCGATCAACGTCCCCTACTTCGAGTTCCTCGAGGACGAGGTCGACGACGACATCCTCGCACAGATCCCCGACGACCGTGAGGTGACGGTGCTCTGTGCGAAAGGCGGCTCGAGCGAGTACGTCGCGGGGACGCTCAAAGAGCGCGGCTACGACGTCAATCACCTCGAGGAAGGGATGAACGGCTGGGCGCGCATCTACGAGCGCGTCGAAGTCTCGCGCTACGACGGTGCCGGGACGCTCTATCAGTACCAGCGTCCCTCGAGTGGCTGTCTCGGCTACCTCGTCGTCGACGGCGACGAAGCCGCCGTCATCGATCCGCTGCGGGCCTTTACGGATCGCTACCTCGAGGACGCTGACGAACTCGGCGTCGAGCTGAAATACGCGATCGACACGCACATCCACGCCGACCACATCTCGGGCGTTCGTGCGCTCGACGCCGTCGGTGTCGAGGGCGTCATTCCAGAGGCCTCCGTCGACCGTGGCGTCACCTACGCCGACGAGATGACCCTGGCCGCAGACGGCGACGAGTTCGCAGTCGGCGACGCCACTATCGAGACGGTCTACACGCCCGGTCACACCTCCGGGATGACCTCTTACCTGATCGACGACTCGCTGCTTTCGACCGGTGACGGCCTCTTCGTCGAGAGCGTCGCCCGTCCCGACCTCGAAGAGGGTGACGAGGGCGCGCCCGAGGCCGCTGCCCAGCTCTATGAGACGCTGCAGGAACGGGTCCTTGTCCTGCCCGATGACACCCTCATCGGCGGTGCTCACTTCAGCGACGCCGCCGAGCCCGCCGACGACGGCACCTACACCGCCCCGATTGGCCAGCTGAAAGCGGAGATGGACGCCCTCTCGATGGACGAAGACGAGTTCGTCGAACTCATCCTCTCGGACATGCCCCCGCGGCCGGCCAACTACGAGGACATCATCCCCACCAACCTCGGCCAGCAGGAGGCAGACGACGACGAAGCGTTCGAACTCGAGCTCGGCCCGAACAACTGCGCCGCCAGCCAGGAATCGCTCGCCGGTGACTGATCGACGCCGAAGCGGTGCCGTGCCGTCGCCGATCGTCGGGTAGCAATTTTTCGAGCGATCGATCGACGTCGACGTTTTGCGACACTACTGCGTCCAACCCGAATGTTGATACACTGATCGGTCCAACGACGTAGCAAGACACTGATGGACCTTACGACGATACTGCTTTTTTCCGTCGCCGCGCTCGCGAGTCTGTTCATGGCCTGGGTGATCGGTGCCGGCTCGAGCGGTGCGACGCCGTTCGCTCCGGCCGTCGGCGCGAACGCGATTACGACGATGAAGGCGGCGTTCGTCGTCGGAATCCTCGGCTTTGCCGGTGCGGTCACCCAGGGAGCGAGCGTCTCCGAAGCCGTCGGCCGCGAACTCGTCACCGGCGTCGTTCTCCCGCCAAGCGGCGTCATCGTCGCGCTGTTGATCGGTGCGGGAATGATGGTGATCGGGATCTACACCGGCTATCCGATCGCGATCGCGTTTACCGTCACCGGCGCGGTAATCGGCGTCGGCTTCGCGCTCGGAGGCGAACCGGCGTGGGCGAAGTACGCCGAAATCGGCGGCATGTGGCTTCTCACGCCGTTTGTCGGTGCCGGCCTCGCGTTCGGCATCGCACGCGTGCTTCCGCGGCCCGACGTTCCCGAACACATAAGCGTCGCGTTGCTCGCCGGCCTCGTCGGTGCCGTCGTCGCGAATCTCGAGTTCGTATTTCTCGAGCCGGTCGGCGGGACCATCGCCATCGCTGGAAGCACTGCGGTACCGCTTGCGGGTACCGCCGCCGTGGTCGTCGTCTCGGTTGCCATCGGCGTCGGTGCCGCACTCGTCGTTCGCTGGGATATCGCTCGCGACAAACTCGGCGGGCTGCAGCGGTTCCTGCTCGTTCTCGGCGGGCTCGTGGCGTTCTCTGCGGGTGCGAGCCAGGTCGGACTGGCCGTCGGACCGCTGTTGCCGTTACTCGAGGAGGTCTCATTGGTATCGCCTATCGCAGTCTTACTCGGTGGCGGTTTCGGGATTCTCGTCGGCTCGTGGACCGGTGCGCCACGGATGATTAAGGCGGTCTCCCAGGAGTACGCCTCGCTGGGACCGCGTCGGTCGATCGCGACGCTCGTGCCCTCGTTTCTGATCGCACAGACCGCGGTCTTGCTCGGCGTTCCCGTCTCGTTCAACGAGATCGTCGTCAGTGCGATCATCGGTAGTGGGCTCGCCGTCGGTGGGAGCGCTGGCGTCAGCCCCCGAAAACTCGGAGTTACGGTCGTCGCCTGGATCGCGTCGTTTCTTCTCGCGTTCGGGCTCGGATACGGATCGATGTACGCGCTGTCTACGTTCAGTATGACACCGTAGGTCGAGCGGGCCGACGCCTCGTGCAGAGGTGGCCACTTGCTTGAATTGTCACACTTCTCCGCCAATATTTCTACGCCTATACACTTCTGTTCCGTACCATAATCCGAATACGTCTATTTGAATGAGAAT contains:
- a CDS encoding MBL fold metallo-hydrolase, with amino-acid sequence MDDMDFPTPDVSVESITPDGLKSRIDAGEEVTLLDVRMESEYEQWHIDGETVESINVPYFEFLEDEVDDDILAQIPDDREVTVLCAKGGSSEYVAGTLKERGYDVNHLEEGMNGWARIYERVEVSRYDGAGTLYQYQRPSSGCLGYLVVDGDEAAVIDPLRAFTDRYLEDADELGVELKYAIDTHIHADHISGVRALDAVGVEGVIPEASVDRGVTYADEMTLAADGDEFAVGDATIETVYTPGHTSGMTSYLIDDSLLSTGDGLFVESVARPDLEEGDEGAPEAAAQLYETLQERVLVLPDDTLIGGAHFSDAAEPADDGTYTAPIGQLKAEMDALSMDEDEFVELILSDMPPRPANYEDIIPTNLGQQEADDDEAFELELGPNNCAASQESLAGD
- a CDS encoding inorganic phosphate transporter encodes the protein MDLTTILLFSVAALASLFMAWVIGAGSSGATPFAPAVGANAITTMKAAFVVGILGFAGAVTQGASVSEAVGRELVTGVVLPPSGVIVALLIGAGMMVIGIYTGYPIAIAFTVTGAVIGVGFALGGEPAWAKYAEIGGMWLLTPFVGAGLAFGIARVLPRPDVPEHISVALLAGLVGAVVANLEFVFLEPVGGTIAIAGSTAVPLAGTAAVVVVSVAIGVGAALVVRWDIARDKLGGLQRFLLVLGGLVAFSAGASQVGLAVGPLLPLLEEVSLVSPIAVLLGGGFGILVGSWTGAPRMIKAVSQEYASLGPRRSIATLVPSFLIAQTAVLLGVPVSFNEIVVSAIIGSGLAVGGSAGVSPRKLGVTVVAWIASFLLAFGLGYGSMYALSTFSMTP